In Vibrio coralliilyticus, the following are encoded in one genomic region:
- a CDS encoding cobyric acid synthase has translation MQSALQALMVQGTTSDAGKSVLVAALCRVLARKGVKVAPFKPQNMALNSAVTSDGGEIGRAQAVQAKAAKVAPTVHMNPVLLKPNSDTGAQVILQGKALSNMEAIGYQNYKQMALPTVLESFSVLQEQFEAVMIEGAGSPAEINLRENDIANMGFAEEADVPVIIIADIDRGGVFAHLVGTLDLLSESEQNRVVGFVINRFRGDISLLQSGLDWLEQRTNKLVLGVLPYLHGFDLEAEDAINNEQSSSESAKLNVVVPVLTRISNHTDFDVLRQNPDIHFRYVGKGEKLDKADLIILPGSKSVRADLEYLRSQGWDKDIARHVRLGGKLMGICGGYQMLGQAIHDPFGVEGKAGRADALGYLPVETELTKEKALTNVRGILELCNESVPVSGYEIHVGRTSGEGLSPISLDNGLSDGVISDCNQIFGTYLHGILDTPEAMELVCRWAGAADIRAIDHHKNQELAIDRIADAVEQHMKLDVIWPELYN, from the coding sequence GTCGTGTTTTGGCAAGAAAAGGGGTAAAAGTTGCTCCTTTTAAGCCACAAAATATGGCACTGAATAGTGCTGTTACGTCCGATGGCGGTGAGATAGGTCGAGCTCAAGCGGTTCAAGCTAAGGCTGCTAAAGTAGCTCCTACTGTGCACATGAATCCTGTTCTGCTCAAGCCTAACTCAGACACAGGTGCACAGGTCATATTACAAGGTAAGGCTCTAAGTAATATGGAGGCGATTGGCTATCAGAATTATAAGCAAATGGCCTTGCCGACTGTGCTTGAATCGTTTTCAGTGCTTCAAGAACAATTTGAGGCTGTTATGATCGAAGGGGCTGGCAGCCCCGCAGAAATTAATCTTCGTGAAAACGATATCGCTAATATGGGGTTTGCTGAAGAAGCCGATGTACCTGTTATTATCATCGCCGATATTGATCGTGGCGGCGTGTTTGCGCACTTAGTTGGCACATTAGATCTTCTTTCTGAATCTGAGCAGAACCGAGTTGTAGGTTTTGTAATCAATCGATTTAGAGGTGATATATCTTTGCTTCAATCGGGGTTAGATTGGTTAGAACAACGAACCAATAAGCTAGTACTTGGCGTGCTTCCTTATCTGCATGGTTTCGACCTAGAGGCGGAGGATGCGATAAATAATGAGCAGTCTTCTAGTGAATCGGCAAAGTTGAATGTGGTTGTCCCTGTGTTAACCAGAATCAGCAATCATACCGATTTTGATGTACTAAGGCAGAATCCGGATATTCACTTTCGTTATGTAGGTAAAGGCGAGAAGCTTGATAAAGCCGATCTCATTATTTTACCGGGGAGTAAATCTGTAAGAGCGGATCTGGAGTATCTACGCAGCCAAGGTTGGGACAAAGACATTGCAAGACATGTTAGGCTAGGCGGCAAGCTTATGGGAATTTGTGGTGGTTACCAAATGCTAGGACAGGCGATTCACGATCCTTTCGGTGTTGAAGGTAAAGCGGGGCGCGCAGATGCTTTAGGCTATTTACCTGTTGAAACTGAATTGACGAAAGAAAAAGCGCTGACCAATGTAAGAGGAATACTCGAACTATGTAACGAATCGGTTCCTGTGAGCGGGTATGAAATTCATGTTGGCAGGACATCCGGTGAAGGCTTATCCCCGATTTCTTTAGATAATGGTTTATCAGATGGCGTAATCAGTGATTGCAATCAAATCTTTGGTACCTATCTACATGGTATTTTGGATACCCCTGAAGCAATGGAACTGGTGTGCCGGTGGGCAGGTGCTGCGGATATTCGCGCAATTGACCATCATAAAAATCAAGAGCTCGCTATAGACCGTATTGCCGATGCTGTTGAACAACATATGAAGCTCGATGTAATCTGGCCAGAACTTTATAACTGA
- the modA gene encoding molybdate ABC transporter substrate-binding protein has product MMIFFKRLTVVIFTLFTSVVVHASVNVYAASSMTNVIKKLAEEFQTETGTKVTPVFAGSSSLAKQILNGAPVDIFISANLRWSDYLIQKGMIQSDNVTNLAENQLVVIAPLNKPTNFDVRSSEQWLKKLSGQRIAIGQTNAVPAGMYAKESLETLGVWESLRDHLAPVNNVRVALTLVERGETPLGIVYITDAMVSDKVKIVATLPSSTYSLITYPMARLNEKPATLEFEAFLQSEKAQAILKQYGFN; this is encoded by the coding sequence ATGATGATTTTTTTTAAGCGACTGACTGTCGTTATTTTTACGCTGTTTACTTCCGTTGTGGTTCATGCGTCTGTTAATGTTTATGCGGCATCCTCAATGACCAATGTGATTAAGAAGCTGGCAGAAGAATTTCAAACAGAAACAGGTACGAAAGTGACCCCTGTATTTGCAGGTTCTTCTTCACTTGCTAAGCAGATCCTTAACGGGGCGCCCGTAGACATCTTTATCTCTGCCAACCTTAGGTGGAGTGACTACCTTATTCAAAAGGGCATGATACAGAGTGACAATGTCACTAATTTGGCTGAAAATCAGTTAGTAGTTATTGCTCCGTTAAATAAGCCTACCAATTTTGATGTGCGAAGTAGTGAACAGTGGTTGAAGAAACTGTCTGGGCAAAGAATTGCGATAGGGCAAACTAATGCTGTTCCAGCAGGAATGTATGCTAAAGAGTCATTAGAGACGTTAGGTGTGTGGGAATCTTTGAGAGATCATCTAGCGCCGGTCAATAATGTGAGGGTAGCACTAACACTTGTTGAGCGAGGAGAAACGCCTCTAGGGATAGTGTATATAACCGATGCGATGGTGAGTGATAAAGTGAAGATTGTCGCTACCTTGCCATCTTCGACTTACTCACTAATTACGTATCCTATGGCTAGATTAAACGAAAAACCGGCCACTTTAGAGTTTGAGGCTTTTCTCCAAAGTGAAAAAGCGCAAGCGATACTAAAACAATACGGATTTAACTAG
- the modB gene encoding molybdate ABC transporter permease subunit, with product MLSDYEYQALMLSLKVALYTICWLIPIGIGFGWLLAKKQFIGKSWLDSLIHLPLVLPPVVIGYLLLISMGRQGFIGQWLYEYFGLVFSFSWKGAVLACVIVALPLMVRSIRLSLDSVDPKLEQAAATLGASPLKIFFTITLPLTIPGIITGTMLSFARSLGEFGATISFVSNIPGETQTIPLAMFTFIETPGAELETMRLCAISVVIALASLIGSEMLNRQCAKRLGTQR from the coding sequence TTGCTTTCTGATTACGAATATCAGGCGCTAATGCTTAGCCTAAAAGTTGCGCTTTATACTATCTGTTGGCTGATTCCTATCGGGATTGGATTTGGTTGGCTGCTGGCTAAAAAGCAGTTTATCGGTAAAAGCTGGCTCGACAGCTTAATTCACCTTCCTTTGGTACTTCCTCCTGTTGTTATTGGTTACTTACTCCTGATTTCAATGGGACGCCAAGGTTTTATTGGCCAATGGTTGTACGAATATTTCGGGCTAGTCTTCTCTTTCAGCTGGAAAGGGGCGGTACTTGCGTGTGTGATTGTTGCTCTACCTCTGATGGTTCGTTCAATTCGCCTGAGCTTAGATAGTGTAGATCCTAAACTTGAGCAGGCAGCCGCAACACTTGGTGCCTCTCCACTTAAAATCTTCTTTACCATCACGTTACCACTGACAATTCCCGGAATCATCACAGGGACAATGCTTTCATTTGCACGTAGCCTAGGGGAGTTTGGCGCAACGATCAGTTTCGTATCTAATATTCCCGGAGAAACCCAGACGATTCCTTTAGCTATGTTTACTTTCATTGAAACGCCTGGAGCAGAATTAGAAACGATGCGCTTGTGCGCAATCTCTGTAGTCATTGCTTTAGCTTCTTTAATCGGCTCGGAAATGTTGAATCGTCAGTGCGCCAAAAGATTAGGAACACAACGATGA
- the modC gene encoding molybdenum ABC transporter ATP-binding protein ModC: protein MSNILIQFKQTLDEQLFDVDVSIPGKGITAIFGRSGAGKTSIIDVIAGLRAPDEGEIVVSNKTLYSFQTKLNIPAYKRQVGYVFQESRLFPHYRVKGNLLYGVKDFDQNHYDKIIKLLALEPLLKRFPIQLSGGEKQRVAIGRALLSKPQILLMDEPLASLDIPRKREVLPFLEQLASEIEIPILYVSHSLNEVVRLANHIVVIDDGKVVTSGNLEEVWSSRAMRPWQSFSDQSSLFEAKILHHNSDYALTKVKLAENVCLWVQRLEMENNAKVRLQVRASDVSIALDRPDKSSIRNILKATIDQIQTHSNGAKRQSVSVKLKLDKECYLWATITAWAKDELELEEGLEVFAQIKGVSVTQKDVVLSH, encoded by the coding sequence ATGAGTAATATCCTAATCCAATTTAAGCAGACTCTCGATGAGCAGTTATTCGATGTTGATGTGTCTATACCGGGAAAAGGGATAACGGCTATTTTCGGCCGCTCTGGGGCAGGTAAAACATCAATTATTGATGTTATAGCGGGTTTAAGAGCCCCTGATGAAGGAGAGATTGTTGTTTCGAACAAGACACTATATAGCTTTCAGACCAAACTGAATATTCCTGCGTATAAGCGTCAGGTTGGTTACGTGTTTCAGGAATCGAGGCTTTTTCCGCACTATCGTGTAAAGGGGAATCTTCTTTATGGTGTGAAAGATTTTGACCAAAACCACTATGATAAAATAATTAAGCTGCTTGCTCTTGAGCCACTTCTGAAACGATTCCCAATCCAACTTTCAGGTGGAGAAAAGCAAAGAGTTGCCATTGGTCGAGCGTTATTATCTAAACCCCAAATACTTCTTATGGATGAACCTCTGGCTTCGCTTGATATCCCTCGCAAACGAGAAGTTTTACCATTTTTGGAACAGCTGGCGAGCGAAATAGAAATTCCGATCCTTTATGTCTCTCATAGTTTGAATGAAGTTGTACGCCTAGCAAATCACATTGTCGTGATTGATGATGGCAAAGTGGTGACTTCAGGAAACCTCGAGGAGGTATGGTCTTCAAGAGCGATGAGACCTTGGCAATCTTTCTCTGATCAAAGCTCGCTATTTGAGGCTAAAATCCTTCACCATAACTCAGACTATGCATTGACTAAGGTTAAGCTGGCTGAAAATGTTTGCCTCTGGGTTCAGCGTTTAGAAATGGAGAATAATGCCAAAGTCAGACTTCAAGTAAGAGCCAGTGATGTGTCTATTGCATTGGATAGACCGGATAAAAGCTCGATACGAAACATACTTAAGGCCACAATTGATCAAATACAAACTCACTCAAACGGTGCAAAGCGTCAAAGTGTTTCAGTTAAGCTAAAACTGGATAAAGAGTGTTATTTATGGGCGACGATTACCGCTTGGGCCAAAGATGAGCTAGAACTCGAAGAAGGGCTTGAAGTGTTTGCACAAATTAAAGGGGTGAGTGTGACCCAAAAAGATGTTGTATTGAGCCATTAA
- a CDS encoding DUF3069 domain-containing protein, with product MSDANQTEQPKVDLSTVSAELRQVIEFDDVPEAMHFMVTSIHEVSEEAVREAWDELPKSAQNVLDNFEQFHALISVSQAFAGVNVMEEFPTLKLPEDMTDEQKEEYRAQLLDQVLHNCVKDMVKQIKKARRDPILKRDFTDVFAK from the coding sequence ATGTCTGACGCAAATCAAACAGAACAACCTAAAGTTGACCTTTCGACAGTTTCAGCAGAGCTTCGTCAAGTCATCGAATTTGACGATGTACCTGAAGCGATGCACTTCATGGTGACATCCATTCACGAAGTCTCTGAAGAAGCGGTTCGGGAAGCTTGGGATGAGCTACCAAAAAGTGCTCAAAATGTTCTAGATAACTTCGAGCAATTTCATGCTCTAATCTCTGTGAGTCAGGCGTTTGCAGGTGTTAATGTAATGGAAGAGTTCCCAACGTTAAAGCTACCTGAAGATATGACTGATGAGCAGAAAGAAGAGTATCGTGCTCAGCTTCTTGATCAAGTTCTTCATAACTGTGTAAAAGATATGGTTAAACAGATTAAGAAAGCACGTCGTGACCCCATTTTAAAGCGTGATTTCACTGACGTTTTCGCCAAGTAA